The following proteins come from a genomic window of Thiothrix unzii:
- the ileS gene encoding isoleucine--tRNA ligase, whose translation MTDYKHTLNLPTTDFPMRGDLAKREPGMLAQWESTQLYQRLRTHAAGRPSFILHDGPPYANGAIHIGHAVNKILKDMIVKSKTLSGFDAPYVPGWDCHGLPIELKVEALLGKVGDKVDAQAFRQACRAYATEQIDQQRKDFKRLGVLGDWENPYLTMDFQTEADIVRALGRIAANGHLLKGAKPVHWCTDCGSALAEAEVEYADKTSFSIDVRFSVVDEAAWLQRVPEAAGQGDLAVVIWTTTPWTLPANQAVALNPELTYVVVQTPSERLVLAEALYESVLQRAEIAEANVIARCAGSQLEGLLLQHPFYARHVPVILGEHVTTDAGTGAVHTAPGHGQEDFVVGLKYGLPVDNPVGSDGCFLPNTELFAGESVHKANPHVLEVLTERGKLLKADKLRHSYPHCWRHKTPLIFRATPQWFISLEQNGLRAQALAAIQNVKWMPDWGKARIESMVQNRPDWCISRQRTWGVPIALFVHKETGELHPQTPALIEAIANRIEQGGIDAWFQMEPEALLGKDAVHYDKVKDTLDVWFDSGVTHAAVLERRAGLHFPADVYLEGSDQHRGWFQSSLLSAMGTRGEAPYRTVLTHGFVVDAKGEKMSKSKGNIVAPQEVTGKLGADILRLWVASTDYSREMSVSDEILKRTADAYRRIRNTARFLLANLNDFDPATDTVAAHDMLPLDRWVVDQAAQVQDKVLLAYERFQFHLIAQEVLNFCTVELGSLFLDITKDRQYTMQAGSLGRRSAQTAAWHILQAMVRWLAPVLSFTAEEIWQHLPGEKAESVLFVQWYDGLFRLDATDKLSANEWSYVFALRELVSKQLEEVRAAGKIGAGLSADVDIYYRQAVREPGTDPLVKLGDELRFVLITSAAHLHDIADVPEDAIEVLDHVFVRVRPSEHAKCVRCWHHRDDVGTHADHPELCGRCIENVDGAGEVREYA comes from the coding sequence CACCCATGCCGCAGGCCGCCCGTCTTTTATTTTGCACGATGGCCCGCCGTATGCGAACGGTGCGATTCACATTGGTCATGCAGTTAATAAAATCCTCAAAGATATGATTGTGAAAAGCAAAACCTTGAGCGGTTTTGACGCGCCTTATGTGCCGGGGTGGGATTGCCACGGCTTGCCGATTGAACTCAAGGTCGAAGCACTGTTAGGTAAAGTTGGCGATAAAGTGGATGCGCAAGCATTTCGTCAGGCGTGCCGTGCTTACGCGACTGAGCAAATTGACCAGCAGCGCAAGGATTTTAAACGCTTGGGCGTATTGGGTGATTGGGAAAATCCTTACCTGACGATGGACTTCCAAACCGAAGCTGACATTGTGCGGGCGTTGGGGCGTATTGCTGCCAATGGGCATTTGCTCAAGGGCGCAAAGCCGGTGCATTGGTGTACTGATTGCGGTTCGGCTTTGGCGGAAGCGGAAGTGGAATACGCGGACAAAACCTCGTTTTCGATTGATGTGCGTTTTAGCGTGGTTGATGAAGCCGCATGGTTGCAGCGCGTACCCGAAGCCGCAGGGCAGGGCGATTTGGCAGTGGTGATCTGGACGACTACGCCTTGGACATTGCCTGCAAACCAAGCGGTTGCGTTGAACCCTGAGTTGACTTACGTGGTGGTGCAAACCCCATCTGAGCGTCTGGTATTGGCGGAAGCCTTGTACGAATCGGTGCTACAACGCGCCGAGATTGCTGAGGCCAACGTGATTGCACGTTGCGCGGGGAGTCAGTTAGAAGGCTTGCTGTTGCAACATCCGTTTTATGCGCGTCACGTGCCGGTTATTTTGGGCGAACACGTTACCACGGATGCGGGTACCGGCGCGGTACACACTGCACCGGGTCATGGGCAGGAAGACTTCGTGGTCGGTTTGAAATACGGCTTGCCGGTGGATAATCCGGTGGGTAGTGACGGTTGTTTCTTGCCGAATACCGAATTGTTTGCGGGTGAATCAGTGCATAAAGCCAATCCGCATGTGCTGGAAGTGCTGACTGAACGCGGTAAGTTATTGAAAGCGGATAAATTACGCCACAGTTACCCGCATTGCTGGCGGCACAAAACTCCGCTGATTTTCCGAGCCACTCCACAATGGTTTATTAGTCTTGAGCAAAACGGTTTGCGGGCGCAGGCACTAGCCGCGATTCAAAACGTCAAGTGGATGCCGGATTGGGGTAAAGCGCGAATCGAAAGCATGGTGCAAAACCGCCCGGATTGGTGTATTTCCCGGCAGCGCACTTGGGGTGTGCCGATTGCGTTATTTGTCCATAAAGAAACCGGTGAATTACACCCACAAACCCCTGCTTTGATTGAAGCCATTGCGAACCGCATTGAACAGGGCGGCATTGATGCGTGGTTCCAAATGGAGCCGGAAGCCTTGCTGGGCAAGGATGCAGTACACTACGACAAGGTGAAAGATACCTTAGACGTGTGGTTTGATTCTGGGGTGACGCACGCGGCGGTGCTGGAGCGTCGTGCCGGATTGCACTTCCCGGCGGATGTGTATTTGGAAGGTTCAGATCAGCATCGTGGCTGGTTCCAATCGTCATTATTATCGGCGATGGGGACGCGCGGCGAAGCACCGTATCGCACGGTATTGACCCACGGTTTTGTGGTGGATGCCAAGGGCGAGAAAATGTCCAAATCCAAGGGCAATATTGTCGCGCCGCAAGAAGTTACCGGGAAATTGGGGGCGGATATTTTGCGCTTGTGGGTGGCTTCCACTGATTACAGTCGCGAAATGTCGGTTTCCGATGAAATTTTGAAGCGCACGGCGGATGCGTACCGGCGGATTCGTAATACCGCACGTTTCTTGCTGGCGAACCTGAATGATTTTGACCCTGCAACAGATACGGTAGCTGCGCACGACATGTTGCCGTTGGATCGTTGGGTGGTGGATCAGGCCGCGCAAGTACAGGATAAAGTGCTGCTGGCGTATGAGCGGTTTCAGTTCCATTTAATTGCGCAAGAAGTGTTGAATTTCTGCACGGTGGAATTGGGCAGTTTGTTCTTGGATATTACTAAGGATCGTCAATACACCATGCAGGCTGGCAGTTTGGGACGGCGTTCTGCACAAACCGCCGCTTGGCATATTTTGCAGGCAATGGTGCGCTGGCTTGCACCGGTATTGAGCTTTACGGCGGAGGAAATTTGGCAACACTTGCCGGGTGAAAAAGCCGAGTCAGTCTTGTTTGTACAGTGGTATGACGGTTTATTCCGCTTGGATGCTACCGATAAATTGTCCGCAAACGAGTGGAGTTACGTGTTTGCCTTGCGCGAATTGGTGAGTAAGCAGTTGGAAGAGGTGCGTGCTGCCGGGAAAATCGGTGCGGGTTTGAGTGCTGACGTGGATATTTATTACCGTCAGGCGGTGCGTGAGCCAGGAACGGATCCGCTAGTTAAGCTGGGTGATGAATTGCGTTTTGTGTTGATTACTTCAGCAGCGCATTTGCACGATATTGCTGATGTGCCTGAGGATGCGATTGAGGTGCTGGATCATGTGTTTGTGCGGGTGCGTCCTTCCGAACATGCAAAATGTGTGCGTTGCTGGCATCACCGTGACGATGTAGGTACTCATGCAGATCACCCTGAATTATGCGGGCGTTGCATTGAGAATGTGGATGGTGCTGGGGAGGTGCGTGAGTATGCGTAG
- the lspA gene encoding signal peptidase II, whose product MRSFRSLSGDTGMLGWLWVTALVIVLDQLTKWMAEAYLEFAQPVAIFPHLNMTLAYNYGAAFSFLGDQGGWQRWFFAILAVAVCVVIVNWLRKLSKTRVAMAAALALVLGGAIGNLIDRLMYGKVIDFIDVYFDIPFVMDNYHFATFNVADIAITCGAMVLVFLSLFTNDLES is encoded by the coding sequence ATGCGTAGTTTTCGTTCGCTTTCCGGCGATACCGGAATGCTCGGTTGGTTGTGGGTGACAGCACTGGTGATTGTGCTGGATCAGTTGACGAAATGGATGGCGGAAGCATATCTGGAATTTGCGCAACCTGTGGCTATTTTCCCGCACCTGAATATGACGCTGGCGTATAACTACGGGGCGGCATTCAGCTTTTTAGGTGATCAAGGCGGCTGGCAACGCTGGTTTTTTGCGATTTTAGCCGTCGCAGTGTGCGTGGTTATCGTCAATTGGTTACGTAAGCTCAGTAAAACACGGGTAGCAATGGCGGCGGCGTTGGCATTGGTATTGGGCGGTGCGATTGGCAATCTGATTGATCGCTTGATGTACGGTAAAGTTATTGACTTTATTGATGTTTATTTCGATATTCCATTCGTGATGGATAACTATCATTTCGCAACTTTTAACGTGGCGGATATTGCGATTACGTGTGGTGCGATGGTTTTGGTATTTTTGAGTTTGTTCACCAACGATCTTGAATCTTGA
- the argH gene encoding argininosuccinate lyase: MNGKPTDSAKDKPWGGRFSESTDAFVEEFTASINFDKRLYKHDIQGSRAHAQMLGKVGLLNTNEVEQILSGLDAIEHLADNNQLEWKVSLEDVHMNVEARLTDRIGIAGKKLHTGRSRNDQVATDVRLWLRDQVDGISHELRRLQRALIDLAEREADTILPGFTHLQVAQPITFGHHMLAWFEMLQRDFERLQDCRKRINVMPLGAAALAGTTYPIDREYTAQLLGFERPARNSLDAVSDRDFAIEFTSAASLIMMHLSRFSEELVLWTSAQFDFIRLPDRFCTGSSIMPQKKNPDVPELVRGKSGRVFGHLIALLTLMKGQPLAYNKDNQEDKEPLFDTVDTLLGSLRAFADMMPHVQPKADKMRQSAMKGFSTATDLADYLVRKGLPFRDAHEVVGKAVALGVETGRDLSEMHLEELQSFAAIITADVFEVLTLEGSVAARDHLGGTAPAQVKRQVLAARELLG, from the coding sequence ATGAACGGAAAACCAACCGATTCCGCCAAGGACAAACCTTGGGGCGGACGCTTTAGCGAATCCACCGACGCTTTCGTCGAAGAATTCACCGCATCCATTAACTTTGATAAGCGTTTGTACAAACACGACATCCAAGGCTCCCGCGCTCATGCTCAAATGCTTGGCAAAGTAGGGCTATTAAACACCAATGAAGTTGAACAAATCCTGAGCGGCCTCGATGCAATCGAACACTTAGCCGACAATAATCAACTGGAATGGAAAGTATCGCTGGAAGATGTCCACATGAATGTGGAAGCACGCCTCACCGACCGCATCGGCATCGCCGGTAAAAAACTGCACACCGGACGCTCACGTAATGACCAAGTAGCCACTGACGTGCGCTTGTGGCTGCGCGATCAAGTGGATGGAATTAGCCACGAGTTACGCCGTTTGCAGCGTGCGCTGATTGATTTGGCAGAACGCGAAGCTGACACCATCCTCCCCGGCTTTACTCACTTACAGGTGGCGCAACCCATTACCTTTGGGCATCACATGCTGGCATGGTTTGAAATGCTGCAACGTGATTTCGAGCGGCTGCAAGATTGCCGTAAACGCATTAATGTTATGCCACTGGGTGCGGCAGCATTGGCAGGCACGACCTACCCGATTGACCGCGAATACACCGCGCAATTACTAGGCTTTGAACGCCCTGCACGTAACTCCTTGGATGCAGTGAGCGATCGTGATTTCGCGATTGAATTCACCTCAGCGGCATCGCTGATTATGATGCATCTGTCGCGCTTTTCGGAAGAATTAGTGCTGTGGACTTCGGCGCAATTTGATTTTATCCGCTTGCCAGACCGTTTCTGCACCGGCTCATCCATTATGCCGCAAAAGAAAAACCCAGATGTTCCTGAATTGGTTCGCGGCAAAAGCGGGCGGGTTTTCGGGCATTTAATCGCATTGTTAACCCTGATGAAAGGTCAGCCACTGGCGTACAACAAAGACAATCAGGAAGACAAAGAACCCCTGTTTGATACTGTAGATACGCTATTAGGCAGCCTGCGGGCTTTTGCTGACATGATGCCGCACGTACAACCCAAAGCCGACAAAATGCGCCAATCCGCCATGAAAGGCTTTTCCACCGCAACGGATTTAGCGGATTATTTAGTGCGCAAAGGTTTACCATTCCGCGATGCCCACGAAGTCGTTGGCAAAGCGGTTGCACTCGGCGTAGAAACCGGACGCGATTTAAGCGAAATGCACTTGGAAGAGCTGCAAAGCTTCGCCGCGATTATCACTGCGGATGTATTTGAGGTGTTAACCCTTGAAGGCTCGGTCGCCGCACGTGATCACCTTGGCGGTACAGCACCAGCGCAAGTCAAGCGACAAGTACTGGCTGCACGCGAATTACTGGGTTAA
- a CDS encoding sensor histidine kinase has translation MPAFNGKILSYLPNLCVPQALLRTVLAAEFLAIILALTVASDLSDFFVKLGLHSLFVQWVALASTFTLCLIGRVIVNPEIARATSIVLGVVALFTLLASVLGLVLAGGQGDLLDKLAASGLFIIKNLVIALVITLVLLRYFYIHNQWEATVESDSAAKYDALQARMRPHFLFNSLNTIAHLVHKEPKRAEDALLDLADIMRLTLDKRSRISLREELELTLAYLRMEGLRLGERRLHVKLDMDRNSLPMDMDIPPFLLQPLVENAVYHGIQPRQDGGLLTVSLYDAGGRLDVAVTNPLPPAGVSTHSKGNHIAQENLVNRLRLAYGDRANLKIQKNANTQQYRVSFSIPKE, from the coding sequence ATGCCAGCATTTAATGGAAAAATATTGAGCTATCTGCCGAACTTGTGCGTGCCGCAGGCGTTGTTACGCACGGTGTTAGCCGCAGAGTTCTTGGCGATTATCCTTGCCTTGACCGTGGCATCAGACTTGAGCGATTTTTTCGTCAAGCTAGGGTTGCATTCGCTGTTTGTGCAGTGGGTGGCGTTGGCTTCTACATTCACGCTGTGCCTGATTGGGCGCGTCATTGTGAACCCGGAGATTGCGCGGGCTACTAGCATTGTGTTGGGCGTGGTTGCGTTATTTACCTTGCTGGCTTCGGTGCTGGGTTTGGTATTGGCGGGTGGCCAAGGCGATCTGTTGGATAAGTTGGCTGCCAGTGGCTTATTCATTATAAAAAATCTAGTGATTGCCTTGGTGATTACCTTGGTATTGCTGCGCTATTTTTACATCCACAATCAGTGGGAGGCGACGGTCGAATCGGATTCAGCGGCTAAGTACGATGCATTGCAAGCACGGATGCGTCCGCACTTTTTGTTTAACAGTTTAAACACGATTGCACACTTGGTTCACAAGGAGCCAAAGCGGGCAGAAGACGCGCTGTTGGATTTAGCCGATATTATGCGCCTAACACTCGACAAACGGTCGAGGATTTCTCTCCGAGAAGAGCTAGAGTTAACGCTTGCCTATTTACGTATGGAAGGTTTGCGTTTAGGAGAGAGACGCTTGCACGTTAAGTTGGATATGGATCGTAACAGTTTGCCGATGGATATGGATATTCCACCGTTTCTGTTACAGCCCTTGGTGGAAAATGCGGTCTATCATGGCATCCAGCCCCGTCAGGATGGCGGTTTGTTAACAGTTAGTCTTTACGACGCGGGTGGACGTTTGGACGTGGCTGTGACGAATCCGTTGCCGCCAGCGGGTGTGAGTACGCATTCCAAAGGTAATCACATTGCCCAAGAAAACTTGGTCAATCGTTTACGTTTGGCGTATGGCGACCGTGCCAATCTCAAAATACAAAAAAATGCTAATACGCAGCAATACCGCGTCTCGTTTTCCATCCCCAAGGAGTAG
- a CDS encoding LytR/AlgR family response regulator transcription factor, with the protein MTLKVLVVDDEEYARERIKGLLATQVDYAVCAEAENGVEAVMMAERYLPDIVLMDISMPAMDGLEAARHMSGMDSPPAVIFTTAYGEYALEAFSTKATGYLMKPIRQEQLLQSLEQARTLNRAQRLEALEGRDNRSFLSRKHICARMRGNLELIPIEEVVYFQADQKYVTVRHKKGEVIIEESLKSLETDLADRFIRIHRNALVAKTAISGLSKSSIGRTQVVLDNVKDQLEVSRRHLAEVRRFVRNR; encoded by the coding sequence ATGACATTAAAAGTGTTGGTCGTTGATGATGAAGAATACGCCCGCGAGCGTATTAAGGGGTTGTTAGCGACTCAGGTGGATTATGCAGTTTGTGCCGAAGCCGAAAACGGGGTCGAGGCAGTGATGATGGCGGAACGTTATCTGCCTGACATTGTGTTGATGGACATCTCCATGCCAGCGATGGATGGGTTGGAAGCCGCACGTCATATGTCAGGTATGGACAGCCCGCCAGCCGTCATATTCACCACAGCGTATGGTGAATATGCTTTAGAAGCCTTCTCAACAAAAGCAACAGGGTATCTTATGAAACCGATTAGACAAGAACAATTATTACAAAGTCTGGAACAAGCCCGTACCTTGAATCGTGCACAACGCCTTGAGGCGTTAGAAGGGCGTGATAACAGGAGCTTCCTGTCACGTAAGCACATTTGTGCGCGGATGCGCGGCAACCTTGAGCTGATTCCGATTGAGGAAGTGGTGTATTTCCAAGCGGATCAAAAATATGTCACAGTGCGCCACAAAAAAGGTGAAGTGATTATTGAAGAATCCCTGAAGTCCTTAGAAACCGATTTGGCGGATCGTTTTATTCGCATTCACCGTAATGCGCTGGTGGCGAAAACGGCTATTTCCGGGTTGTCGAAGTCTTCCATCGGGCGTACTCAAGTGGTGTTAGATAATGTTAAAGACCAACTGGAAGTAAGTCGCCGTCATCTGGCGGAAGTTCGTCGCTTCGTCCGCAATCGCTGA
- a CDS encoding thioredoxin family protein has translation MKRIISPLSKPLQPILSTFLILMTLLMGACGNAATTEETHDFQALSKEMQTRKLPLLLAFRADYCTYCRQLESEYLIPMLKSPDYNERIIIRSFSLGEVETITDFNGDTVDADVFAAKHGATLTPTLVFLDSTGKAVAEPLLGYNSPDFYGAYLESAIDTAHAAVQ, from the coding sequence ATGAAACGCATCATATCGCCCCTTAGCAAGCCGTTGCAACCCATATTGTCGACATTTTTAATTTTGATGACATTACTCATGGGAGCGTGCGGTAATGCAGCCACAACTGAGGAAACACACGATTTTCAAGCCTTAAGCAAGGAAATGCAGACTAGGAAATTACCGTTACTATTGGCTTTCCGTGCTGACTATTGCACCTACTGTCGACAACTTGAATCAGAATACCTCATCCCGATGCTGAAAAGCCCAGATTATAATGAGCGCATCATTATCCGCAGCTTCAGTTTAGGTGAAGTTGAGACAATTACTGATTTTAATGGGGATACAGTGGACGCGGATGTTTTTGCAGCCAAACACGGTGCAACACTCACGCCAACACTGGTTTTTCTGGATTCAACGGGAAAAGCTGTCGCAGAACCACTGCTGGGTTACAACAGCCCTGATTTCTACGGGGCTTATTTAGAAAGTGCCATTGACACAGCTCATGCTGCCGTTCAATAA
- a CDS encoding ATP synthase subunit I — translation MRNVLIIQAILILAGVAVSRFYQGDAALLPAFYGGAIALANTLLLSRRITMAGEIAKTNPQHSVNTLYFGVVQRFVFVLVALGLGLGYLKLAPVPVLGTFMVAQLAYMLMGARQAG, via the coding sequence ATGCGCAACGTACTTATCATCCAAGCAATCTTGATTTTAGCGGGTGTCGCAGTGTCAAGATTTTATCAGGGCGATGCGGCGTTGCTTCCTGCATTCTATGGCGGTGCGATAGCTCTTGCCAATACCCTATTATTATCCCGGCGCATTACGATGGCGGGTGAAATAGCGAAGACGAATCCTCAGCATAGCGTCAATACGCTGTATTTTGGGGTCGTACAAAGATTTGTTTTTGTGTTAGTTGCTTTAGGGTTGGGTCTAGGTTATCTAAAGCTTGCCCCTGTGCCGGTGTTAGGCACGTTTATGGTGGCGCAACTAGCCTATATGCTGATGGGAGCCCGCCAAGCCGGGTGA
- the atpB gene encoding F0F1 ATP synthase subunit A, whose translation MSESNAPAISNPVEYIQHHLTNWSVGVEHGEQVKIVDFSVFHVDVFLFSALLAGLFAFFAWKVGKNLNPDKPTGAQNVMETLLEFVNQQVKDIFPGADRLIGPLALTIFVWVLLMNSMDFLPADLLPALAGGIAGLFGADPHHVYLKVVPTTNLDTTFGLALSVFALIIFYNIKHKGLWGYTKQFLFHPFGPYLMPVNIIMTAIEEVAKPVSLGLRLFGNMFAGELLFLLIALLAFSVWAMPAQIALGSLWAIFHMLVVPLQAFIFMLLTIVYLGLASQNDEHH comes from the coding sequence GTGAGCGAATCGAATGCGCCAGCAATCTCAAATCCTGTTGAGTACATCCAGCACCATTTGACCAACTGGAGTGTTGGCGTTGAGCACGGTGAGCAAGTCAAGATCGTTGACTTCAGCGTTTTCCACGTCGATGTCTTTTTGTTCAGTGCATTACTCGCAGGTTTGTTTGCTTTTTTTGCTTGGAAAGTCGGCAAAAATCTGAATCCTGACAAGCCCACTGGGGCACAAAATGTCATGGAGACACTGCTTGAGTTCGTCAATCAGCAGGTCAAGGATATTTTCCCCGGTGCTGATCGCCTGATCGGGCCGTTAGCATTGACTATCTTCGTCTGGGTTCTGTTGATGAACTCTATGGACTTCCTGCCAGCCGATTTATTACCTGCATTAGCGGGCGGTATTGCCGGTTTGTTTGGTGCAGATCCCCATCATGTTTATTTGAAAGTCGTACCGACCACTAACTTGGACACTACGTTCGGGTTGGCACTGTCTGTATTCGCACTGATCATCTTCTACAACATCAAACACAAAGGTCTGTGGGGTTACACCAAGCAATTCTTGTTCCACCCGTTTGGTCCTTACCTGATGCCAGTTAATATCATCATGACGGCGATTGAAGAAGTGGCAAAACCTGTCAGTCTCGGCCTTCGTTTGTTCGGAAACATGTTCGCGGGTGAGTTGTTGTTCTTGTTGATTGCACTGTTAGCGTTCTCGGTTTGGGCAATGCCTGCACAAATCGCATTGGGTTCACTCTGGGCAATTTTCCACATGTTGGTCGTGCCATTACAGGCGTTCATCTTTATGCTGCTAACCATCGTGTACTTGGGATTAGCAAGCCAAAATGACGAACACCATTAA
- the atpE gene encoding F0F1 ATP synthase subunit C, whose translation MDAQAVAMIYSYTAVGVGIILAAAGLGSALGWGMICSKFIEGIARQPEMRAQLTGQMLFTGGLMEAFPMIVLGISMWFIFANPFIGAAKAAMGAG comes from the coding sequence ATGGATGCACAAGCTGTTGCAATGATCTATTCCTACACCGCCGTTGGCGTTGGCATTATCCTCGCGGCTGCTGGTCTGGGTTCAGCACTGGGCTGGGGTATGATCTGTTCTAAATTTATCGAAGGCATCGCTCGCCAACCTGAAATGCGTGCGCAATTGACCGGTCAAATGTTGTTTACCGGTGGTTTGATGGAAGCATTCCCAATGATCGTTCTGGGTATCTCCATGTGGTTCATCTTTGCTAACCCGTTCATCGGTGCTGCTAAAGCTGCAATGGGTGCTGGTTAA
- a CDS encoding F0F1 ATP synthase subunit B, which produces MNVTATLIGQMIVFSILVWFVKSVLWEPMLKVLEDRKARIADGLAAAEKGKHEEELARQHALDELKKAKAEAAEIVAQAQKRASEIVDEAKNAAVEEAGRVKVAAQADIEQEVSRARESLRSQVSALAIAGAEKILGREVDAKAHAKALDELAAQI; this is translated from the coding sequence ATGAACGTAACTGCAACCCTGATTGGCCAGATGATCGTTTTTTCGATCTTGGTCTGGTTCGTCAAGAGCGTACTGTGGGAACCGATGCTGAAAGTGCTGGAAGACCGTAAAGCGCGTATCGCTGATGGTCTCGCCGCTGCCGAAAAAGGCAAGCACGAAGAAGAATTGGCTCGCCAACACGCACTGGATGAACTGAAAAAAGCCAAAGCTGAAGCTGCTGAAATCGTCGCACAAGCGCAAAAGCGTGCGTCTGAAATCGTTGACGAAGCCAAGAATGCTGCTGTGGAAGAAGCAGGCCGCGTGAAAGTGGCAGCTCAAGCAGACATCGAGCAGGAAGTTTCCCGCGCTCGTGAAAGCTTGCGTTCACAGGTTTCTGCACTGGCGATTGCCGGGGCTGAGAAAATTCTTGGTCGCGAAGTGGATGCCAAAGCTCACGCTAAAGCATTGGATGAACTGGCTGCGCAAATTTAA
- a CDS encoding F0F1 ATP synthase subunit delta, translated as MSDLTTAARPYARAVFEMAQEAGKLTEWSAQLAAMSAVVAAEGSSALLAHPRMTKEQKATVFGEIAGDALDDQGRNLLKALAEHDRFVLLPEISTIFEQMKAEAEGAIEAEIISAQEMSDDQQQTIAAALQKRLGREIKLVTKVDPTLMGGAIVRAGDLVIDGSIQSRLKDMKAALAR; from the coding sequence ATGTCTGATTTGACAACCGCTGCCCGTCCTTACGCCCGTGCGGTGTTTGAGATGGCGCAGGAAGCCGGAAAGTTGACCGAATGGTCAGCGCAACTGGCAGCCATGTCTGCGGTCGTCGCGGCTGAAGGTTCATCTGCCTTGTTGGCTCATCCTCGTATGACCAAAGAACAGAAAGCGACAGTATTCGGCGAGATTGCAGGTGATGCACTCGACGACCAAGGTCGCAATCTGCTCAAGGCACTGGCTGAACATGACCGTTTCGTGTTGTTGCCTGAAATTTCCACCATCTTTGAACAAATGAAGGCGGAAGCGGAAGGTGCAATTGAAGCGGAAATTATTTCTGCACAGGAAATGAGCGATGACCAGCAGCAGACCATTGCTGCGGCACTCCAAAAACGCTTGGGACGTGAGATTAAGCTCGTCACTAAAGTTGACCCGACCCTGATGGGTGGTGCGATTGTTCGCGCAGGTGACTTGGTGATTGACGGCTCAATCCAAAGCAGGCTGAAAGATATGAAGGCGGCGTTGGCGCGTTAA